The following are from one region of the Candidatus Methylomirabilota bacterium genome:
- a CDS encoding PDZ domain-containing protein, protein MKLFLAAALALVLLDAAAAGGRSWAWLGVRIRDMSEQEMNDVSARHGIREGFGVVIVEVLSDTPAARAGLQSGDIVVAVGDRPITETRLLQRLIASASTAEDTSLTVLRDEGRRQLPVRLTAMPGEMVGERVAAEFGFVLRDVQPPAGVLGAAAVLRGPTVGAVIRGGAAEKAGLLVGDILVQIGERPVLTRDAARQALAEAPLDRPLELAVRRGDSRLNLALPVP, encoded by the coding sequence ATGAAGCTTTTCCTGGCCGCCGCCTTGGCCCTTGTGCTGCTCGACGCGGCCGCCGCCGGCGGCCGGTCGTGGGCCTGGCTGGGCGTCCGCATCCGCGACATGTCCGAGCAGGAGATGAACGACGTGAGCGCGCGTCACGGGATCCGCGAGGGCTTCGGTGTCGTCATCGTGGAGGTGCTGAGCGACACGCCGGCGGCGCGCGCCGGCCTGCAGAGCGGCGACATCGTCGTCGCCGTGGGTGACCGGCCCATCACCGAGACCCGCCTGCTGCAGCGGCTGATCGCGTCGGCGTCCACCGCCGAAGATACCTCGCTCACCGTGCTCAGGGACGAGGGACGCCGCCAGCTTCCCGTGCGGCTCACCGCGATGCCCGGGGAGATGGTCGGCGAGCGGGTGGCCGCCGAGTTCGGCTTCGTCCTGCGCGACGTCCAGCCTCCGGCCGGCGTCCTCGGCGCGGCCGCGGTGCTCCGGGGGCCTACCGTCGGCGCCGTCATCCGCGGGGGGGCTGCCGAGAAGGCGGGTCTGCTCGTCGGCGACATCCTGGTTCAGATCGGAGAGCGACCGGTGCTCACCCGGGACGCCGCGCGGCAGGCGCTGGCCGAGGCGCCGCTCGACCGGCCGCTCGAGCTCGCGGTCCGGCGC